A region from the Patescibacteria group bacterium genome encodes:
- a CDS encoding MiaB/RimO family radical SAM methylthiotransferase, protein MKKSYHIITIGCQMNISDSERIAAYLEFYGFKPESDRAKAGLVVLNTCGIRQKAEDRNYGLIPAIKKKNPRARIILTGCLSERKDVRRRLEEVVDIWLPIKNLPRLYRELDLKKVPSCLPRKAKRCAGEGCRASPLGRGGRASRTGWVGEAGCVTPGSSDYLNITPKISSDFSAYVPIGNGCDNFCSYCVVPYARGREVYRPAGVIIAEVKKFIDRGYKEIVLIAQNVNSYETMITKSDLKYFPKKKIGQEIFFPEILDAAAKLPGDFWLRFFTSHPKNMSDELVAVMKKNFKICRQIHLPAQSGDDQILAAMNRKYTVKHYLSLIKKLRTAMPEIGISTDIIVGFPGETKNQFANSEKLMRAAKYDMVYLARFSSRPGTAAAKLKDNISAKEKQRREEILNEILKKTAWKNNQRYLNKAVKVLAEEKNKRGEWLGKNEQFITVKILGSAKVDLKGEFAKVKITEAKDFGLTGSLVKY, encoded by the coding sequence ATGAAAAAGTCTTACCATATTATCACGATCGGCTGCCAGATGAATATTTCCGATAGCGAGCGGATCGCCGCTTATTTGGAATTCTATGGCTTTAAACCCGAATCAGACCGCGCTAAAGCTGGTTTGGTAGTTTTGAATACCTGCGGCATCAGGCAGAAAGCCGAAGACCGCAATTACGGCCTGATTCCCGCGATCAAGAAAAAAAATCCGCGCGCCAGAATAATCCTGACCGGCTGTCTCTCGGAAAGAAAAGACGTGAGGCGAAGACTGGAAGAAGTCGTGGATATCTGGCTGCCAATAAAAAATTTACCCCGACTTTATCGCGAACTTGACTTAAAAAAAGTCCCCTCTTGCTTGCCCCGCAAAGCGAAGCGATGCGCGGGAGAGGGGTGCCGAGCTTCCCCTCTTGGGAGGGGTGGACGCGCCTCGCGGACGGGGTGGGTTGGCGAGGCGGGGTGTGTGACGCCGGGTTCAAGTGACTATTTGAATATAACACCTAAAATAAGTTCCGATTTTTCCGCCTACGTGCCGATCGGCAACGGCTGCGATAATTTCTGCTCCTATTGCGTCGTGCCGTATGCCCGCGGGCGCGAGGTCTATCGTCCGGCCGGCGTGATTATCGCGGAAGTGAAGAAATTTATTGATCGGGGATATAAGGAGATTGTTTTGATCGCGCAAAACGTGAATAGTTATGAAACCATGATCACCAAAAGTGATTTGAAATATTTTCCTAAGAAAAAGATTGGCCAGGAAATATTTTTCCCCGAGATACTTGATGCCGCCGCTAAATTGCCCGGAGATTTTTGGCTGAGATTTTTCACTTCCCATCCGAAAAATATGAGCGATGAGCTGGTCGCGGTGATGAAAAAAAATTTCAAGATCTGCCGGCAGATCCATCTTCCGGCGCAATCTGGCGACGACCAGATTTTGGCGGCAATGAACCGTAAATATACCGTTAAGCATTATTTGAGTTTGATTAAAAAATTAAGAACCGCCATGCCGGAAATTGGAATTTCCACGGATATTATTGTTGGTTTTCCCGGCGAAACCAAAAATCAATTCGCCAATTCGGAAAAATTAATGCGAGCGGCGAAATATGATATGGTTTATCTGGCTCGTTTCAGTTCGCGGCCTGGCACGGCAGCGGCCAAATTGAAAGATAATATTTCGGCCAAAGAAAAACAGCGGCGCGAAGAAATATTAAATGAAATTTTGAAAAAAACTGCTTGGAAAAATAATCAGCGGTATCTGAATAAAGCGGTCAAGGTTTTAGCTGAAGAAAAAAATAAGAGAGGGGAATGGCTGGGCAAAAATGAACAATTCATTACGGTAAAAATTTTGGGCTCGGCTAAAGTTGATTTAAAAGGCGAATTTGCTAAAGTTAAAATTACCGAAGCCAAAGATTTTGGGCTCACTGGCAGCTTAGTAAAATATTAA
- a CDS encoding AAA family ATPase, translating to MGKIIAIVNQKGGVGKTTTAVNLGAYLAQAGKHVLLVDVDPQGNATSGLGIDAKELEHGLYEALTEQKTIFEIIKKTKQEKYHLAPSTPALAGAGVELVNLEDREFRLLRLLEAIKNEYDYIIVDAPPSLGLLTINSLVAADEVLIPVQSEYYALEGLGQLLETISLVQNNLKPSLGIMGAVITMFDARNKLSSSVMGELYQYFPNRVFRSVIPRSVRLAEAPSFGRSILHYDHNSKGGRAYERLAREIIDLEQRV from the coding sequence ATGGGTAAGATCATCGCCATCGTCAACCAAAAAGGAGGTGTCGGCAAAACCACTACCGCGGTTAATCTGGGGGCGTATTTGGCGCAAGCAGGCAAGCACGTTTTGTTGGTCGATGTCGATCCGCAGGGCAACGCGACTTCCGGTTTGGGCATTGACGCGAAGGAATTGGAACATGGCCTTTATGAAGCTTTGACCGAGCAAAAAACCATTTTTGAGATCATCAAGAAAACCAAGCAGGAAAAATATCATCTGGCTCCGTCAACGCCGGCTTTGGCGGGCGCGGGAGTTGAATTGGTCAATTTGGAGGATCGCGAATTCCGCCTCCTGCGGCTCTTGGAAGCGATAAAAAACGAATATGATTATATAATCGTTGATGCTCCGCCTTCGCTGGGACTTTTAACCATTAATAGTTTAGTTGCCGCCGATGAAGTTTTGATCCCGGTGCAGAGCGAATATTATGCCCTGGAAGGCCTGGGTCAATTATTGGAAACGATCTCTCTGGTGCAAAATAATTTAAAGCCGAGTCTGGGAATAATGGGCGCGGTCATCACCATGTTCGATGCCCGCAATAAATTATCATCTTCGGTGATGGGCGAATTGTATCAGTATTTTCCCAATCGCGTTTTTCGTTCGGTGATTCCCCGCAGCGTCCGCCTGGCCGAAGCGCCGAGTTTCGGCCGCTCGATTCTGCATTACGATCATAATTCCAAAGGCGGCCGCGCTTACGAGCGCTTAGCCCGGGAAATAATTGATTTAGAGCAAAGGGTGTAA
- a CDS encoding ParB/RepB/Spo0J family partition protein encodes MAYGLGRGLSSLIPPKKERSSAVIKQDEYYAPMAGVAPGDGVLQVAPDEIEANPMQPRKSFSEVDINELAESIKTYGIIQPLIVTRKGGRYELIAGERRLRAAKVAGLDKVPVIVRDYDQQKKLEVALVENLQREDLNPIDRAGAYRQLMDDFNLSLEDAAKKVGKSRPQVSNTLRLLSLPEEIRAALSGGKLSEAHAIYLLGLDSEVKQLQVFRKILRNDWTVRETSRQVRKIGGTKESRIKDDPADRSREAAFRSFFGAKTEIKRANRGGKVIIDFYSDDELAEMTRKVKS; translated from the coding sequence ATGGCTTACGGCTTAGGCAGGGGATTGTCTTCTTTAATTCCACCAAAAAAAGAAAGGTCAAGCGCGGTGATCAAGCAGGACGAATATTACGCGCCCATGGCTGGCGTTGCGCCGGGAGACGGCGTGCTGCAGGTAGCGCCTGACGAGATCGAGGCTAACCCAATGCAACCCCGCAAAAGTTTTTCTGAAGTTGACATCAATGAATTGGCCGAGTCGATCAAAACCTATGGCATCATTCAGCCGCTGATTGTCACCCGCAAGGGCGGCCGTTATGAATTGATCGCCGGCGAACGCCGCTTAAGAGCGGCTAAAGTTGCCGGTTTGGATAAAGTTCCGGTGATCGTCCGCGATTATGACCAGCAGAAAAAATTGGAGGTGGCTTTGGTGGAGAATCTGCAAAGAGAAGATCTGAATCCGATCGATCGCGCCGGCGCCTATCGGCAATTGATGGATGATTTTAATTTGAGTTTGGAAGATGCGGCCAAAAAAGTCGGCAAGTCGCGGCCGCAAGTTTCCAATACCTTAAGGCTTTTATCGCTGCCGGAAGAGATCCGCGCCGCGCTTTCCGGCGGGAAATTAAGCGAGGCTCACGCGATCTATCTTTTAGGGCTTGATTCGGAAGTCAAGCAATTGCAGGTGTTTCGGAAGATTTTACGGAATGATTGGACTGTCAGAGAAACCAGCCGGCAGGTGCGCAAGATCGGCGGCACCAAGGAATCGCGCATCAAGGATGATCCGGCCGATCGCTCTCGCGAAGCCGCTTTCCGCTCCTTCTTTGGCGCCAAAACCGAGATCAAGCGCGCTAACCGCGGCGGCAAGGTCATTATTGATTTTTACAGCGACGATGAATTGGCGGAAATGACACGGAAAGTGAAAAGTTGA
- a CDS encoding tRNA (adenosine(37)-N6)-dimethylallyltransferase MiaA — MNKNNKKIIVILGTTASGKTLLGVALAREFNGEIISADSRQVYRGLDIGSGKDLSEYGEKNSPLACPAKRSDARERGGRPLAGRGVLNLNETSISFVLHHLIDIADPKEIFSVAEYQKQAFAAIEDILQRGKLPIIVGGSGQYLEAVVENYQLTDIKPDMAARAENENKTTEELFEELKKKNPAFAAKLNNSDRNNKRRLIRYLEVANNSPLERGGRPLAGRGVSNGRQYEFLLIGLTWSKEALAERIHRRLIDRLEKEGMIQEVSDLHDKTGLTWERLESFGLEYKFIAQYLQEKIDYDQMAELLDRAINQFAKKQMTWFKRWEKKRKISWLNDKIKAEKMVEDFLEK; from the coding sequence ATGAATAAAAATAATAAAAAAATTATTGTAATATTAGGCACAACAGCGTCGGGCAAAACTTTGCTCGGGGTGGCTTTGGCGCGAGAATTCAACGGCGAAATAATTTCCGCCGACAGCCGCCAAGTCTATCGCGGCCTCGACATAGGTTCAGGCAAAGATTTGTCCGAATATGGCGAGAAAAATTCCCCTCTTGCTTGCCCCGCAAAGCGAAGCGATGCGCGGGAGAGGGGTGGACGGCCCCTGGCCGGACGGGGTGTGTTAAACTTGAACGAAACGTCTATCTCGTTTGTGCTGCATCATCTTATTGATATTGCCGATCCAAAGGAAATTTTCAGCGTAGCCGAATATCAGAAACAAGCTTTCGCCGCCATTGAAGATATTCTACAGCGCGGCAAACTGCCGATCATCGTCGGCGGTTCCGGCCAATATTTGGAGGCAGTAGTAGAAAATTATCAATTAACCGACATCAAGCCGGATATGGCGGCTAGAGCTGAAAACGAAAACAAAACCACCGAAGAATTATTCGAAGAATTAAAAAAGAAGAACCCTGCTTTTGCCGCAAAATTAAATAATAGCGACCGGAATAATAAGAGAAGATTGATTCGATATTTGGAAGTCGCAAATAATTCCCCTCTCGAGAGGGGTGGACGGCCCCTGGCCGGACGGGGTGTGTCAAACGGCCGCCAGTACGAATTTTTATTGATCGGTCTCACTTGGTCTAAGGAAGCTCTGGCCGAGCGGATCCACCGCCGCCTGATCGACCGTCTGGAAAAAGAGGGGATGATCCAGGAGGTGAGCGATCTGCATGACAAAACCGGCCTAACTTGGGAACGTCTCGAATCTTTCGGTTTGGAATATAAATTTATCGCTCAATATCTGCAGGAAAAAATAGATTACGATCAAATGGCCGAACTGCTCGACCGCGCCATCAATCAATTCGCCAAAAAACAAATGACTTGGTTCAAACGCTGGGAAAAGAAGAGAAAAATTAGTTGGTTAAATGATAAAATCAAAGCGGAAAAAATGGTCGAAGATTTTTTGGAGAAATAA